TTATCAACGCGGATGTAACGCCTGCTCTATATACCTGTATATAGTCGTAGACACTACGCTCTATACACGAATACAATGATCCTGTATAATTTACACGTTAATCGTGTCGACAACTTGTCAATAGATAGTCGTTCAATCCTCCAGAAATTAAGGTCTCCTCGTCGTGAAGTTAGGGTCGGTCTCCTTGACGTTCGTCGACTCAGCAAAGTCTACGAAAATTGTATAAAATTCTGGCAATAGTTAACGCGCGTACGGTTAACGATACAAAAGGTACGAAACGGTATAAATGGTATAAAAAATGTTTTAGTTAGCATCGAATGAATTCTTTTAGTTTGGTTAATGGGTTCCTTTCTCTTGGTTAAACGCAAGTTTCTTTGAGCAGATTAATTGCTGTTCACGCTTTAGGATGCGATGCGATGTGCAACGCGTAACATCTTATGCGTTAAGATCCCTTCACACTTCTACGTTGCACGTTACATTACATTGTAACACCCCAATGCGCGACATAAACTGGACGAACGGACCGACGTGTTGCACCGCATAGACGCGCCTTCAGATATGATTAGAATTGCTTGTCGTTTTAAAACGAATCATCACCGACAGTTGACGACCTCCCACGGCCAGGGTGTTCCTTCGCACTCTACTTTAAACGCGCAACGAGCTCGCGCTTACGTGAAATCGACTTACTGCTACAACGTACAGCCAATAATTGATTATTGTGCTATCTCTGGAGATCGGTTTTCGTAGATCATGTCCGCCAGCCTGCCTGGCGAACGCACGATATTACATTTATATTACAATCTAGCAACAATAGATCATCAGTCGAGAAATTTCGTGGCTTCGCGTGTATAtgcaaaaatataaataaaactaaCAGTATAAAAATGTCTCGCGGTGGTTGCTTAACGTACAAAATTCTGCCGGGCGTGATGGTGCATCGCTCGATACCGTGGCTCGTAATACAATGTAGACGAAACGTTTAGACTCTCGTAATACTTACACAAAATCAGTATAGAACCGCCGGATGCCCACGTGAAATACGCTTGCCCACGTGAAACTACGAAACAATAGTGAAACGCGACAACGTTAAATGGTACAGCCTACAGCCTACACTGCGTACTATATTCATATTTATACGTATGTATATTCCGTTATATTGTATGTATAAAAAACTCGTCAAGGTTGTACACCGTGTTTATCGACAGgtataaaatatgtatattcCGATCGAGGAAATAAATAAATGCGGAAACGTGGCAGTtaattaggtatcgtagagTGATCTGCTGCCTATCCTGTTCAACATTCTTCGAAACGAACCGCATAGATCAGGGTAATTCTTATTTCTTCTGCCTCGCCTCTTAAAATGATTCCAATTCGTGTGAAATTAATGTGCGTAAAATTGGACTGCATCGAATGATGATAAAAGGTCTTAAAGGTCTTCAAAGTTCACATGTAAAATCCCACAAGCGCAGCTCTGTCATTATTTTTATGACACGGTCTAACTGCTTAGTAACTTAAAGTCTGCTTGAAGGCAATTAAACATTGACTTTTTGTGGTAGCGAATATTTATACAAAAGTGGATTCGAACCAAAGACGGTATTGTGCGCCAGATCAATAAGTATCGACATATTAAAAGAAATACACGTTTAATTTAGATGAATAGTGTAATTATAATACATTTTGGGCAGTATGGAACGAATATAATATTCTATGTGACTAAGAGATGGCGTGTTTGGCGTGGGTCCCTTGAAAACTTCCTTTGGGCCCTTAAAACACATTTTTCCATTATTCGTTCAAGTCCACATTTTACACGTACTCCTTTCTTTTATACTTCAACTATTTTAGAGAGACGAGGTCGAATCAGTTCGTCGCCATTTATCTCTAAGAACCACCCTCTAGATACATTGTACAACGATTACGGTGAATACGGTAGAAACATACAAAAATCGTCCAAGTGAACGAACTCCGTTGACGTTCACTTCGATACCCTGGTCTCGGTAGTGACCTTACTGGGGTCTGGTAACCTGACAACTAATTGCGCCCCGTTTTGCATGGGCCTGGTTCCGTTGGGCGTGTTCGTTTTCACCATCGACTGAGGAGCGGGCGGCAGTACTTTCTTGGCGCCGCTTAATTTCGGCGAGCAACACTGTTTATCGTCGTACTCGTTCAGGTTGATGTTCGTCGTCTGGCTCGGGTACGGGTGCGCCTTCATGGGCGTGGTGTGCTCACTGAACCCGCAATTCGGCCTCTGTTCGATAGAGTTCGTGTTCTGAAAACCTGGCGGCAGCATCTTGATCCCGTTGCTGTGGTCGTTCAGGTTGCAGAACGGCTGCTCCATGTTTCCCTTGAAGTTCATGTCCTTCGGATCGCACTTGTATATGGGCGCGGACAGCTGCGTGGAATTGGTTTTATTCGTGCTTTTGTGACTGCTGCCGGAATAGCTGGTGATAGACTCGTTACAGAAATCGCTCAGGTAAGTTTGGTTTATGTACCAGTTGTGTAGACGATGATGGATCTCGGGGAACTGCGGTCGTCGGTTCGCCACCTCGTGCCAGCACTCTATCATTAGGCTGTAGATCATCGTCGGACAGTCCTCTGGGCAGGGTAGCAATTGCCGCGATCGAATCATGTCTATTACTTCTTGATTATTGTACCCGTAGTATGGCTATAAATTAAAGAGCAAAATTAATAATTGTTGTGGTATGTGATCTTTTGGAATCAACCATCTTTTACAGACTACAGTGAATAGTTATTCCATTATTTAGTGTTACGATCTATCCCGTTACCTGCAAGCCGTAACTATAAATTTCCCATAGTACGACACCGAAGCTCCACACGTCGGACTCTGTCGTAAATTTGCCGTAAAGGATCGACTCTGGCGGCATCCATCGAACGGGTAATAGACTCTTTGACTGAACCCTGTAGTAGTCGCTGCTGTATATGTCTCGAGACAAGCCGAAGTCGGAGATTTTTACCGTCAAGTTGTCTCCGACCAGGCAATTTCTCGCGGCTAAGTCTCGGTGAACGTAGTGATGGCTGGCCAAATATTCCATACCTGACAGAGTTTTATTCGATaaattgtataaatatatacagtATGGCTGATTTAATATGGTACTAAAATTAGTAATACGAAATTCGACCTAACCGGATGCAATTTGCAAGGCGATGTGCAGGAATTCCGGTTGCTCTAAAATCTTTCCGGTCCCATTGTTCAATGGAACGTCTGATCTTGGCGAATGACAAATGAGAAACTCGTGCAAATCCCCTTGGGTCATGTACTCGAACAGCATACACATTGGCTCCCCTTTCAATATCACGCCCAGTAAGCAAATAATGTTCGGATGCCTTAGATCAGTCATCAGATCAACTTCTCGCTTGAAGTCGCTCTGCGTTTTTGGACTTGCGTTCTCCTTCAGTGTCTTCACTGCTACGTAAATCGGTGGTTCGCATTTGTTGCCCGTTTGCAGCTCTCCTTTGTACACTTTCCCTGGAAACACATAGAAAATCATAGTTTATTCGGTATAATATTATTAACGCATAATTATATAGAAGGTCTTGCGTTACTTTATGCTGTGCACTTACCAAAAGCTCCTTCTCCAAGTTCTTGCAAAAGTACAACATTATTGGTAGTAAACTGTGGTACCCTATTATTGGATGTTCTACTACTACCGCTGCTCAATGTTCCCGTTCCTGGAGTCGTGTTACCAGGGCCGGCTAAAAGGGAACTCATTTCCATTGGTTGCGTAGTGCTTCGTCTTCCGTCGTATATATTTTTGTCACATTGTATACCCGTTAACATCTGTCAGataaatagtaaaatatttCAATAACATCGTTGAATTTTTAGGTTTCTCTGATAGCATTACTTTTGAAACGAATCTTACTTTATTCGATGGCAAATGATTCATTTGCCTACTAGACTTTCTGCTTCTATAGCAGCAGCAATAACAGATCAATATGACAACAAATCCTCCTGTTAGTACAAAACCAACGACTGCATAGATCCAGAAGTTTTCAACTAGAAACGAATAAATATTTCATCTCGTAATTTTACGTCGACGTAGATATAGTTGTTATTGCTTGTTCGAGTAAAAACATAATACTTACCACATTTAGGTATATCACAAAATTCCTTTTGCGGTTTACTATCGACATAAACGTAACACCACGGTTGCAATTCTTTATCGCCCGGATTACGACAATACGAGTGCTTTCCGGCTAATTCGGGATAATCGGAAATCTGCAGGTTGAATTCACCATGCGACCATTGCATACATGGTCTTCCGCTAACGCTTGTTTTCACGATACCGCGATAAGACTTCCCACTTCCCCAATAACAATAGTCGTCTACAAGAAATATATTATTAGAAGTTATTCTTACAGTAGATAATAGTATATTATATTTACAAAAGAGAAAGTTAAAGATTATAAAGGAATCTATTTCTGTATGGTCTAATATTTTTTGTGCATGCGATAATGGATCTAGGAATAGTGGGTGAATATTTTCGCGGGTACATACTTTCCTGTACATTGTTTTCTGAGGAAATTCCAAGACTTAAACAATCACGAGCCTCGGGAGTATCTTCCAGCGGTAAATCAGAACAGTCGATTAAAGGCACTTGATGTCCAATCAGTGGATGTCTCTTAGCAATCGCATACTCCTTTTTACAGAGGTCGTTCTCTAGCATCTCGCATTCCTGTCGACAGATCCTTCGTAGTTTGCGATTGATCTCGTTTCTGCTAGACGATTGTGTTTCTCCGTAGCTTTGATTAATTATCTTCTTAGTCGACATTTTCGCGTCTTTGTATGGATTGAATTCTAAACCAGGGCCCAACGTGGCGCTACGTTTTCTGGGCATACCGTGAGGCCCTGCGATATCATCCGCGTCGTCCCCGTCGCCCGTGTCCCTCGACAAATCGCCTTGATTCGAGTTCAAAAAGTGAAACAAACTTGCGCTGGCTTCTGAATTTTTAAGTTTAAGAATACTTGCAGGATCACGGCATATGGGGAACGCGGAGTAACACAGCGATGGTTTCGCGTAACCCTCGCAATTTGATGAGACCTCACTGGAACATAAACGAAGAATTAATCCAGTAGTAATGAAATGTAATCCAGTGGACTTCTTACAAAAGATCACAGTAcaatttacttactttgaatactTAATAACACCAAAAGCTTTCATCAGTTTGTTATCGAGCATTTCTTGCGTCATGGAGTATGGAATATAAACTGATCGATTTCCTACAAATTGTGCACAGGTTTTCCCTACATATATCTGAAAGAGTAAATGTATAATATCTGTAGTGTAGAACCATTATAATGTCTATCAAAGTCAGCTGGATTTAAAGAGAAGTCTCTTCGTACCTCGCATTTTCCTTCATGATTGTCTTTTCTCCCAGGAGGTAATTGCATATTGACGTTTCTAAGGCCGCTGATTCCATGAACGTCTATAGTACTAGATTGAGAACTAGTCGGTTGTGGACTCGGTGGTAATATACTAAATGGATTTGTCGATGCCAGATGAGAGATGTGTGGCGTTGACATACCAATTCCTGAGAGATCTAATCCATCTCCAGGCCCAATGCTGTCAACGTAAAATACGAAACAATTTTATTTCAACTTATTCATTCAGTAATACACCAAGTTATGATATAAGTCTGATAGGTTAGGTTTACAATAATTTTCCCCTTTTACTTTGTAAGACGGCGTATTTCTGATTTGATTTGCACATTTATAGATTCTTTCTTCccgtaaaataaaaatatcaattTATTATTTCATCGCATGAACATTTTATGTCATGATTTTAATGAAAACAAACCATTTTATTTCTCAAAACATAACCTCAATCGATGGTATCTAATGACAGATAAAATAATACTATAAATCATGATATAAAACGTTTTAAAATGGAAATGAAAGTCACacaaaattttaattctcgattCTTTATTCAATACGTATCAGTTACATGGTTTTGCTTCAATTTATGTACAAAATTCGCGGCAGTTTAACCTCGTTGGAAAACAACAAACAATGATCACCTTGTTTCTGTAACATTAGTAACATTTTTGACACTATTTATGGCACGTACAAAAATACACGTATTCCGTAACAATACTAGGTACAAGAGTAGCTTCATATTAATAAATTATCTATCAAAAATTTTAACAGAAATCTTATGTCATATTACACCACACCCGGCGTCCATTTGTAAACTCACGCTAATCGAAGTTTTTGAAAATAtgcctttttcaaaatagtctcAATTTTTGATAACGTAATACTCTGAATTAATTAAAATGCTAAATTCTACATACTATCGTGTATAAATTGCAATAATTTTCAAACACAGTTATCACATAGTAGAACTTAATAAATTCAGACAACTCTTGTATAGAGAGATCCTCCTATAACACGGTTGCTATAATACAGAACGAATGAATCGTGTTATACGAGACTTATAAAATATTCTTTGAGACTAAAAATGTAGAAAAGaacttctacactttaaattaaaagaaaaaaacagtACGACGAGCCCATATTTATTACTTGTACGTAAAGGGAAAATTTTTGTTTTTCTATCATAAGGTAAAAAGGGGTAGTTCGTAGCGATGTGACGTGAATAATAAATTTCATATTTACCCTTCGATAAAATCGCCACCGCCAATCATATCTGGTGAAAATCTGTCATCGTCCGATGTTTGACCAATGGAATGGTCTGGATGAACAGGGACTGTAAAGCAAATTTATCAAATTAAAAACAGTCTCGCGTTACCAGGCTTTTCGATATACTGAAAATACTCCATTTGTATTTTCGTTTCATTTTATTCCGCACACATTTCGCGTCATTCATCAAATATTTggttacacgacgagtatacgtGTTTCTCTCAAATAATTTTGCAGGATATATCGTTTCAGTGAAGCCTACGTTGAAAAAAATAGACCTACAGATCATTAGTGTCATCTTTTAGACGTAAAAAATTATTCCAACTGTTCTCAGTTCTTCGAATCATCTGTTTCCACCCCCCTCCCTCGATGTCCCAAAGACTCTCAGCTTTCCTCACCAGCCCTCGTAAGTTTACatatcatttacattccactttgCCCATCGACGTCGACCCAGGCCCTGTTCCCTTCTATCCATCGCGGGAACAGGCTACGCGTGTACGTGGGTGGCCAAATAAAGTATGAAAACTCGACGACCAGCCGAAATCTTTCTGGTCCGGCAGTTCAAGGTGTTCCTCTATCGAAGTGGAAGGGAGACTGCTCTCTTTGTACGCCTGGCACGTCCGCGTGGTCCTTTTGAAAATCTTCAGGTTCGCgggcgcacgcgcgcgcgcctgCATTCGCAGTTAGGGGGGGTGTATCCCACCCTCCTCTGTACCTTTGTGCGGCTATAATTCTAAAAGAGTTGGGACACGATGAAAGGAGCGTGCTGTGCTCGCTAAAAATCTCCTGCCGTCGAATTTTTCGATCTCTCTGTctcattttcctttttttttcgttctttttttttgttttgcacCCCTCTGTGCGTCcacgcgcgcgcgtacacgcgttTCGTCGGTTttagtttccttttttttctttttttttttccccagcCGCTTTATGCACCCGTTTCTGTCTCTCTTCTTTGCGGGCAGAGGGAAACGACAGCAGTTTCAGCTTGGTTCTCGCGTTTCGCTCGATGGTCGGGGGAAGGACTCTGTGATTCGTAGCGAAATTAAACACAGATATGTTTAAAAAACCCGGCGGAACGTATAATGCCGTTGTTTCGCGTTGTAATTCGCCTCGGTTCGGGTAGTTTTTGTTCCATTGTGCTTTTTCTCTCGTTTTTTCGGCGTTCGCTGAGTGGAGAATGCTTTCAAGCTACTTTCGCGATCGCGTTTCGCCGGAATGAAATTATTGATATTTCAATAGGCACAAAGGGAATCTTTGTTCTTCGTTTCTGGTTATTTCAACGGAGCTTTGTTCCAACATTCATATATTTCTTCTCCTGTTTACCGTGCGACCGTGTTTCGCGTGACACGTTCGTTAGCGCATCGCGCATTACGCGTGGCTGAAAAACGTCATAGGGTAATTACAAGATGTCTTCACACATCCTAAAAATCATTTTAACATTTACACGTCGATTAGTTCGATTAACTACAAGTACATTCCCCAGTTTGTCCTTCAACATCATTTTTATGGACTTAAAAAACCAAAAAGTAAAATTTCCTCGTCAATTACGGTACCAAGAAAAACCCTCTCACGCGATCCCAGAATGAAAACTACCAGCATGCAAGATTAAACGAGAATCTAAAGTTGATCCAAAGATAAGATCTAAAATCCTTTCCATGAACCCAAACAACCCAACTTTTAATTCTCTTCTTCTCTCAACTACGACCATGTCGACCTATCTCCGTTCGTCTGTCGTGGAATCGATGAATTTTCCTTAACGAGTGGCGTCAAACATGGCCGTGGAAACTTTGGTGGCCAACGGCCACTGGACGCGTCGTCCCACCCTCCACAACGAGTGGACGATCCAGATATCCGATATTATTTGCCCAGCTACAGGCTCTGGGACGCGTCTCGCGAGCAAACACACCGGGTGTCCCGTCCCCGTGGACCGATTCGGCCATAATAAACCCCCGGCGATTACCAAGGCTAAATTACTTTCGCCCTCCCGGAAGATCCGTCCGGTTCGTTCGTCCTGTTTGATGTCGCGAAATTTCCCGTGCTCCCGCGGTGGCTCGTAATCACCAGAGGTGGCGATCGCTGGAAAAGTTCGTGGACGGAACCAACGCGACAGGGGAACGTCGACGACCGCTCGATTCGCGACTTGTTTTTCGAGTCGCGCGACGGCGTCTTGCGGTCGTAGCTTTGACGGGGATACTCGCGACTTGGTAAAGAGGCAAATGGTAATTAAGGGGATCACTGGTTCAGAAAATGAAGAACGGTTCTGAAATCTcggcaactctctctctctctctctgtggatGTTGATGAGTTTTATCGCCGTGGCGGGGGTTGGGATATCAGGGTTAGTGGAGTTTCGTATAATTAATCCGGATGCAGATTTGGTTACTTTGTATGTGCATCTGTTCGCGCATTTTTTAAGAAGTTGTATCTTCAGTTATGAAGAATACGATGAGATATTTCGATAGCAGCAGTGGTTTGATTAGAGGTGGTCTACTTTAAGTAGATGCAGCTACTTTTAACTGGATGGCCGTGTGGTAAGTAGATGAAGCCACTACTTGAACGGACGCGTCCCTCGTTCGCGAGGTGCATCAGCGCCATCGTTGACGAACCGTTCATTGTATTATCTTAAAATACATATTAATGAGACGTGGAAATGAAAAATATCCATTTCGATGGGACGATTAACTTTTAGGTTAAATCCCATTAAATGTTCGAAATAGGGTCATTTACATATTCATCCCTTCCCtgtttaatatttaaatttcgCTGGTTATTTAGGAAGAAAAGACTGGAATTCGGAATTTGACAAAATCTACTTTCAAATTAACAAGTTCACTGAAACATCCGGGAATCTCGTGTTTAAGAAAAAGCCATACCAGAACGGCGTAATTCCGTTCACGCATTCAGCCACCGCTTCATCGCGCGAACGTTTGCCCACGGAAACGTAATAAACCTGGACGGAACACAGGAGGATATGAAAAAATGTAggagggtgaaaaaaaaaaggctGGAAAATCGCGAGTGCCCCGCGGGTCCCACTGTGCTTTATGGCGGATTTTTCTACGGATTCCGCGAAACATAACTCCGCGCATCGATCCCGTTTTGATTTCAATTATCTTTCATTATACGAGCCGCATTGTATGATTTCCGGCCGCGAATTTGATACGCGACGCGGATCGTGCTTCCGCACCGGTCCAGTCGATTTATCGCGCGCGTCGACAATGCGCGGACGTCACTCGATATCCCTCTCTGCGATttttttctcctcctcctccgttctactttttttttttttttcattcctcGCGAATCGAAATTGAAAAGGTTGCCGCGCGGAAAAGGGAGGAAATGGATCTCCGCGAGGAGTGTAAATCGCGCGTAACTCGATGGATCTGTTGGGGGGGGTGGATTCGTTGGTACATACGAATCGAGTACCTGTGTAATGGCTGCATCGCGATTTCTGCGTGGACGCATCTGATTTCGCATAAATAACGAGATCTTCAAGATTTTTAACCACTTCGAATTCTGTCGAACATATTAAATTTCTTCAAAATCATAAATCTTTCCAACAAAATAATTAGAAGACACGTAGAAAGGTGTCTGAAAGAAACGTAACCGAGATGGCGGGTTTAAAAATGAAGATTCAAGGAGGGGAAATTGCGAATAAATGGGA
This Xylocopa sonorina isolate GNS202 chromosome 12, iyXylSono1_principal, whole genome shotgun sequence DNA region includes the following protein-coding sequences:
- the Ror gene encoding tyrosine-protein kinase transmembrane receptor Ror isoform X2, which codes for MKLLLYLVLLRNTCIFVRAINSVKNVTNVTETSIGPGDGLDLSGIGMSTPHISHLASTNPFSILPPSPQPTSSQSSTIDVHGISGLRNVNMQLPPGRKDNHEGKCEIYVGKTCAQFVGNRSVYIPYSMTQEMLDNKLMKAFGVIKYSNEVSSNCEGYAKPSLCYSAFPICRDPASILKLKNSEASASLFHFLNSNQGDLSRDTGDGDDADDIAGPHGMPRKRSATLGPGLEFNPYKDAKMSTKKIINQSYGETQSSSRNEINRKLRRICRQECEMLENDLCKKEYAIAKRHPLIGHQVPLIDCSDLPLEDTPEARDCLSLGISSENNVQENDYCYWGSGKSYRGIVKTSVSGRPCMQWSHGEFNLQISDYPELAGKHSYCRNPGDKELQPWCYVYVDSKPQKEFCDIPKCVENFWIYAVVGFVLTGGFVVILICYCCCYRSRKSSRQMNHLPSNKMLTGIQCDKNIYDGRRSTTQPMEMSSLLAGPGNTTPGTGTLSSGSSRTSNNRVPQFTTNNVVLLQELGEGAFGKVYKGELQTGNKCEPPIYVAVKTLKENASPKTQSDFKREVDLMTDLRHPNIICLLGVILKGEPMCMLFEYMTQGDLHEFLICHSPRSDVPLNNGTGKILEQPEFLHIALQIASGMEYLASHHYVHRDLAARNCLVGDNLTVKISDFGLSRDIYSSDYYRVQSKSLLPVRWMPPESILYGKFTTESDVWSFGVVLWEIYSYGLQPYYGYNNQEVIDMIRSRQLLPCPEDCPTMIYSLMIECWHEVANRRPQFPEIHHRLHNWYINQTYLSDFCNESITSYSGSSHKSTNKTNSTQLSAPIYKCDPKDMNFKGNMEQPFCNLNDHSNGIKMLPPGFQNTNSIEQRPNCGFSEHTTPMKAHPYPSQTTNINLNEYDDKQCCSPKLSGAKKVLPPAPQSMVKTNTPNGTRPMQNGAQLVVRLPDPSKVTTETRVSK
- the Ror gene encoding tyrosine-protein kinase transmembrane receptor Ror isoform X1: MEPVSGSKSGTLKFIRTLSNISKDAGGVAHMRCEVVGDPPPTKIRWFKNEAPLEEKRPKITIKKIHAQTHEHAAKNIAGSRLKIINLDVSDVGFYTCRVTNGKDQIQSEGTLRVDSSKRLIPVHPDHSIGQTSDDDRFSPDMIGGGDFIEGIGPGDGLDLSGIGMSTPHISHLASTNPFSILPPSPQPTSSQSSTIDVHGISGLRNVNMQLPPGRKDNHEGKCEIYVGKTCAQFVGNRSVYIPYSMTQEMLDNKLMKAFGVIKYSNEVSSNCEGYAKPSLCYSAFPICRDPASILKLKNSEASASLFHFLNSNQGDLSRDTGDGDDADDIAGPHGMPRKRSATLGPGLEFNPYKDAKMSTKKIINQSYGETQSSSRNEINRKLRRICRQECEMLENDLCKKEYAIAKRHPLIGHQVPLIDCSDLPLEDTPEARDCLSLGISSENNVQENDYCYWGSGKSYRGIVKTSVSGRPCMQWSHGEFNLQISDYPELAGKHSYCRNPGDKELQPWCYVYVDSKPQKEFCDIPKCVENFWIYAVVGFVLTGGFVVILICYCCCYRSRKSSRQMNHLPSNKMLTGIQCDKNIYDGRRSTTQPMEMSSLLAGPGNTTPGTGTLSSGSSRTSNNRVPQFTTNNVVLLQELGEGAFGKVYKGELQTGNKCEPPIYVAVKTLKENASPKTQSDFKREVDLMTDLRHPNIICLLGVILKGEPMCMLFEYMTQGDLHEFLICHSPRSDVPLNNGTGKILEQPEFLHIALQIASGMEYLASHHYVHRDLAARNCLVGDNLTVKISDFGLSRDIYSSDYYRVQSKSLLPVRWMPPESILYGKFTTESDVWSFGVVLWEIYSYGLQPYYGYNNQEVIDMIRSRQLLPCPEDCPTMIYSLMIECWHEVANRRPQFPEIHHRLHNCHKSTNKTNSTQLSAPIYKCDPKDMNFKGNMEQPFCNLNDHSNGIKMLPPGFQNTNSIEQRPNCGFSEHTTPMKAHPYPSQTTNINLNEYDDKQCCSPKLSGAKKVLPPAPQSMVKTNTPNGTRPMQNGAQLVVRLPDPSKVTTETRVSK